In a single window of the Flavobacterium ammoniigenes genome:
- a CDS encoding PadR family transcriptional regulator codes for MNIENTKAQMRKGVLEFCILSVLKEKYAYTSEILDTLKNAKLLVVEGTIYPLLTRLKNDGLLDYRWEESTSGPPRKYYGLTEDGQTFLTELNGTWMELSNAVNLITNQNE; via the coding sequence ATGAATATAGAAAACACAAAAGCCCAGATGCGTAAAGGGGTTCTCGAGTTTTGCATTCTCTCGGTTTTAAAAGAGAAATATGCCTACACTTCCGAGATTTTAGACACCTTAAAAAACGCCAAATTATTAGTGGTAGAAGGAACGATTTATCCATTACTAACCCGACTAAAAAATGATGGTTTATTAGACTATCGTTGGGAAGAATCGACTTCTGGTCCACCAAGAAAATATTATGGTTTGACCGAAGACGGACAGACATTTTTAACTGAATTGAACGGCACTTGGATGGAATTATCGAATGCCGTAAACTTAATCACCAATCAAAACGAATAG
- a CDS encoding DUF4870 domain-containing protein: protein MQTNTEKNWATVTHLGAFGQYLFPLGNFVIPIIIWSSKKNESTFVDYNGKQCINFQLSVLLYSLILGAIFIPSFLITFLSHVTFDELIHDRHFVVQDLNFSENIGLITTGAIAVFFLACLKIVEFFLIIRAAVKTANGEYYSYPLTIKFMK, encoded by the coding sequence ATGCAAACAAATACAGAAAAAAATTGGGCGACTGTAACTCATCTAGGCGCTTTTGGACAATACCTTTTCCCATTAGGTAATTTTGTAATTCCTATAATTATCTGGAGTTCCAAAAAAAATGAATCTACTTTTGTGGATTACAATGGCAAACAATGCATCAATTTTCAATTGAGCGTTTTATTGTATTCTTTGATTTTAGGAGCCATTTTTATTCCAAGCTTTCTGATTACTTTTTTAAGCCATGTAACCTTTGATGAATTGATTCATGACAGACACTTTGTAGTGCAAGACTTAAACTTTTCAGAAAACATTGGTTTGATTACTACCGGAGCCATTGCCGTTTTCTTTTTGGCATGTTTAAAAATCGTTGAGTTTTTCTTAATTATTAGAGCAGCTGTGAAGACTGCAAACGGAGAATACTATAGTTATCCTTTGACCATCAAATTCATGAAATAA
- a CDS encoding DUF4442 domain-containing protein, which translates to MTLTASKLNQFLLFKLPSAFICGVRVKTIHATECVVSVKHRWINQNPFQSMYFAVQAMGAELSTGALVMYHIQKSGKKISMLVANNKGNFTKKATGRITFSCNDGHLIEEAIQKTIATGEGQTFWMKSIGMNEQGVQVSEMDFEWSVRVK; encoded by the coding sequence ATGACCCTTACAGCCTCCAAACTGAATCAATTTTTACTATTTAAATTACCTTCTGCTTTTATTTGTGGAGTTCGTGTAAAGACTATCCATGCTACTGAATGTGTGGTATCGGTCAAACACCGATGGATCAATCAGAATCCTTTTCAGTCGATGTACTTTGCAGTTCAAGCGATGGGTGCTGAGTTGAGCACGGGTGCTTTGGTGATGTATCATATTCAAAAAAGTGGGAAGAAAATATCGATGTTAGTTGCTAACAATAAAGGTAATTTTACCAAAAAGGCAACTGGGCGAATTACTTTTAGCTGTAATGACGGTCATTTAATCGAGGAGGCTATTCAAAAAACAATAGCCACAGGCGAGGGGCAAACTTTTTGGATGAAATCCATTGGAATGAATGAACAAGGGGTGCAAGTTTCTGAAATGGACTTTGAATGGAGTGTGCGAGTTAAATAA
- the arsB gene encoding ACR3 family arsenite efflux transporter has product MKKRLGFLDRYLTLWIFLAMLVGVSIGYFIPNSSRFINTFSSGTTNIPLAIGLILMMYPPLTKIDFSKVPQMFEKPKLLTASFFITWIVGPFLMFSLAVLFLRDFPEYMTGLIIIGLAPCIAMVIVWNELAEGNRELTAGLIGINSLLQVFFFSLYAYFYLEIMLPLFGIKGLALNITIIEIAQTVGIYLGIPFVLAVSSRYAIKKILGDKWFNQRFIPFVSPITLIALLFTIVIMFSLKGEMIVDLPLDVLRIALPLVIFFAIMFTLMFFVSKKIGANYRDAVALSFTASGNNFELAIAVSIGVFGINSGQAFAGVIGPLVEVPALIALVNVAFWWKKKYYKH; this is encoded by the coding sequence ATGAAAAAAAGATTAGGGTTTTTAGATCGATATTTAACATTATGGATATTTTTAGCGATGCTGGTTGGCGTAAGTATTGGGTATTTCATTCCCAATTCATCGCGTTTTATCAATACCTTTTCTTCTGGAACAACCAATATTCCATTAGCCATTGGATTAATTTTAATGATGTATCCACCATTAACCAAAATTGATTTTTCGAAAGTGCCTCAAATGTTTGAAAAGCCAAAGTTGTTAACTGCTTCTTTTTTTATCACCTGGATTGTTGGCCCTTTTTTAATGTTTTCGTTGGCGGTTTTGTTTTTACGAGATTTCCCAGAATACATGACAGGACTCATAATCATTGGACTAGCACCTTGTATTGCTATGGTTATTGTTTGGAACGAACTTGCCGAAGGTAATCGAGAACTTACCGCAGGATTAATTGGTATCAACAGTTTGTTACAAGTATTCTTTTTTAGCTTGTATGCCTATTTTTATCTTGAAATTATGTTGCCGCTGTTTGGTATCAAAGGTTTAGCGTTGAATATTACTATCATCGAAATTGCTCAAACCGTTGGGATCTATTTGGGTATTCCATTTGTATTGGCGGTAAGTAGCCGTTATGCGATTAAAAAAATCCTTGGAGACAAATGGTTCAATCAGCGATTTATTCCTTTTGTATCTCCTATTACTTTGATAGCCTTATTGTTTACTATTGTAATAATGTTCAGTTTGAAAGGCGAAATGATAGTAGATTTACCTCTAGATGTTCTTCGTATTGCCTTACCTCTCGTGATATTCTTTGCGATAATGTTTACGCTAATGTTTTTTGTAAGTAAGAAAATTGGCGCTAATTACCGAGATGCAGTGGCCTTATCATTTACCGCCTCAGGAAATAATTTTGAATTGGCTATTGCTGTATCCATTGGCGTTTTTGGCATTAATAGCGGACAAGCCTTTGCGGGCGTGATTGGTCCACTAGTAGAAGTTCCCGCTTTGATAGCATTAGTAAATGTGGCTTTTTGGTGGAAGAAAAAGTACTATAAACACTAA
- a CDS encoding low molecular weight phosphatase family protein: MFQNLITTIESCSKTTISIERKEVVRPLIEYIQTKIDTQQSIRLNFICTHNSRRSHLSQIWAQTMAFHFDIQNVFCYSGGTEATAMFPKVGETLTNQGFQIQQLSSDNNPVYAVKYDENEAAIVCFSKTFDDAFNPTSEFAAIMTCSSADAGCPFIAGAEKRLPIRYEDPKAFDGTDLMDVKYAERSLEIASEMHHVFSQIKK; encoded by the coding sequence ATGTTTCAAAATTTAATTACTACAATTGAAAGTTGTTCGAAAACAACAATTTCCATTGAACGAAAAGAAGTTGTTCGACCATTAATTGAATACATTCAAACTAAAATCGATACACAACAATCCATTCGTTTGAATTTCATCTGTACTCACAATTCCCGTCGCAGCCATTTGTCACAAATATGGGCTCAAACGATGGCATTTCATTTTGATATTCAAAATGTGTTTTGTTATTCGGGCGGAACAGAGGCTACGGCTATGTTTCCAAAAGTTGGCGAAACCCTTACCAATCAAGGTTTTCAAATCCAACAATTAAGCAGTGACAACAATCCGGTTTATGCTGTAAAATATGACGAAAATGAAGCGGCTATTGTTTGTTTTTCCAAAACGTTTGATGATGCATTCAATCCAACAAGTGAATTTGCAGCCATCATGACCTGTTCGTCAGCCGATGCCGGTTGTCCTTTCATTGCAGGAGCCGAAAAACGATTGCCCATTCGATATGAAGATCCTAAAGCTTTTGACGGTACGGACCTAATGGATGTAAAATATGCGGAACGAAGCTTGGAAATTGCTTCTGAAATGCATCATGTTTTTTCGCAAATAAAAAAATAA
- a CDS encoding DUF6428 family protein, whose product MPNGELVAPHFHVTEVGKITKHFIDCGGTIRNEEVANFQLWEAQDYDHRLHPDKLLNIIELSEQKLGIADLEIEVEYQMKDSIGKFGLEFNGTHFQLTSKITNCLAPDHCGIPEKNMPHVGQWKAKTTSCCSPDSGCC is encoded by the coding sequence TTGCCTAATGGCGAACTCGTAGCACCTCACTTTCATGTCACCGAAGTAGGCAAAATAACCAAACACTTTATCGACTGCGGCGGAACTATTCGAAACGAAGAAGTAGCCAACTTCCAATTGTGGGAAGCCCAAGACTACGATCATCGTTTGCATCCTGATAAGCTTTTGAATATTATCGAATTGTCGGAACAAAAATTAGGCATAGCCGATTTAGAGATTGAAGTGGAATACCAAATGAAAGACAGTATAGGAAAGTTTGGATTGGAATTTAACGGAACTCATTTTCAATTGACTTCAAAAATCACTAACTGTTTAGCTCCAGACCACTGTGGTATCCCGGAAAAAAATATGCCCCATGTTGGACAATGGAAAGCAAAAACCACTTCTTGTTGTTCACCCGATTCAGGTTGCTGTTAA
- a CDS encoding ArsR/SmtB family transcription factor, which produces MGITKTEGFTTTQNELAVLAKAIGHPARIAIIEYLLKTDSCICGDIVNELPLAQPTVSQHLKELKNAGLIKGNIEGTSICYCLNEEGFHPLKGFFEHINTQLTKKECC; this is translated from the coding sequence ATGGGAATTACCAAAACCGAAGGATTTACAACAACACAAAATGAGTTGGCTGTTTTAGCTAAAGCAATTGGGCATCCTGCACGAATAGCCATAATTGAATACTTACTAAAAACAGATTCTTGTATTTGTGGCGATATCGTTAATGAATTGCCTCTCGCCCAGCCCACCGTTTCACAACATTTAAAGGAGTTAAAAAACGCCGGACTTATCAAAGGAAATATTGAAGGGACTTCCATTTGTTATTGTCTAAATGAAGAAGGTTTCCATCCATTGAAAGGCTTTTTTGAGCATATTAATACACAACTTACTAAGAAAGAATGTTGTTAA
- a CDS encoding START-like domain-containing protein, producing the protein MDPKVRYEIEFPINSSPQLLYQYISTPSGLSEWFADNVNSRGEFFTFIWNDSQEKARLASKKSGEKVKFKWVDDNNKDSEYFFEIHILEDELTKDVSLLVIDFAPADELEEAQQLWENQISDLKHLIGSV; encoded by the coding sequence ATGGATCCAAAAGTTCGCTATGAGATTGAGTTTCCCATCAACTCTTCCCCCCAATTATTGTATCAATACATTTCTACTCCTTCCGGTTTATCAGAGTGGTTTGCCGACAATGTGAATTCCCGTGGAGAGTTCTTTACATTCATTTGGAATGACTCTCAAGAGAAAGCGAGATTGGCCTCTAAAAAATCAGGAGAGAAAGTAAAATTCAAATGGGTGGATGACAATAATAAAGACTCAGAGTATTTTTTTGAAATCCATATTCTTGAAGATGAACTAACAAAAGATGTATCGCTTTTAGTAATTGATTTTGCTCCAGCCGATGAACTTGAAGAAGCCCAACAATTGTGGGAAAATCAAATTTCCGATTTGAAACATCTCATCGGATCAGTCTAA
- a CDS encoding aminotransferase class IV — protein sequence MINSNGNSSAQENSLIHNRGFLYGDAVFETVKIVNGKILFLEDHYFRLMASMRILRMEIPMDFTMEFFEDQVLTTVSNNGFSASARARITVYRNDGGYYLPTTNTISFLIHTTALENQAYVWESKSCEVDLYKDFYVAKQLLATLKTTNKVLHVTASIYADENDLDNCILLNETKNVVEVLQGNIFMVNGNTLITPPISEGCCNGILRKQVLSLAKKMEGLEVIEGVISPFDLQKADELFYTNVIKGIKSITKYRKKEFGTALASELVQKLNEMIAN from the coding sequence ATGATTAATAGTAACGGGAATAGTAGCGCACAAGAGAATAGTTTAATTCATAATCGTGGATTTTTATACGGTGATGCCGTTTTTGAAACGGTAAAAATTGTAAATGGTAAAATTCTCTTTTTAGAAGATCATTATTTTAGATTGATGGCTTCTATGCGTATTTTACGAATGGAAATTCCGATGGATTTTACCATGGAATTTTTTGAAGACCAAGTACTTACTACTGTTTCTAATAATGGTTTTTCCGCATCGGCTCGTGCACGAATTACCGTGTATCGTAATGATGGCGGTTATTATTTGCCAACTACCAATACTATTTCTTTTCTGATTCATACTACTGCTTTAGAAAATCAAGCTTATGTTTGGGAGTCAAAATCCTGTGAAGTGGATTTGTACAAAGATTTTTATGTTGCTAAACAATTACTTGCTACATTAAAAACTACTAACAAAGTGCTGCATGTCACAGCTAGTATTTATGCAGATGAAAATGATTTGGATAATTGTATTTTGCTTAACGAAACCAAAAATGTGGTAGAAGTGTTGCAAGGCAATATCTTCATGGTTAATGGTAATACATTGATTACTCCCCCAATTTCTGAAGGCTGTTGTAATGGTATTTTGCGTAAGCAGGTACTTAGTTTGGCCAAGAAAATGGAAGGCTTGGAAGTAATCGAAGGGGTTATTTCTCCTTTTGATCTTCAAAAAGCAGATGAGTTGTTTTACACCAATGTTATTAAAGGGATTAAGTCGATTACCAAGTATAGAAAGAAAGAATTTGGTACCGCATTGGCTTCAGAATTAGTTCAAAAGTTAAATGAAATGATCGCCAATTAA
- a CDS encoding YqgE/AlgH family protein, translating to MISAQLNKGQLLIADPLILGDASFARAVILLTAHNKEGSVGFILNKPLQYSITDLLPEINTPFKVYNGGPVEQDNLYFIHDVPHLIPNSVEISNGIYWGGCFESVKELIKQQKIGKNNIRFFLGYTGWDENQLELEMEQNSWIATSNTHENKIISKSTTHFWKEKIIELGGDYLIWSNAPDDPYLN from the coding sequence ATGATTTCAGCACAACTTAATAAAGGGCAACTACTTATAGCCGACCCATTAATATTGGGTGATGCCTCTTTTGCAAGAGCTGTAATCTTACTAACCGCACATAACAAAGAAGGATCTGTAGGCTTTATACTCAATAAGCCTTTACAATATTCGATTACTGATTTGCTTCCAGAAATAAACACTCCATTTAAAGTGTATAACGGTGGGCCGGTAGAACAAGACAATCTTTATTTTATTCACGATGTTCCCCATTTGATTCCCAATAGTGTCGAAATCTCAAATGGTATCTACTGGGGCGGCTGTTTTGAATCGGTGAAAGAGTTAATTAAGCAACAAAAAATCGGCAAAAATAACATTCGCTTTTTCTTAGGATATACTGGCTGGGATGAAAATCAATTGGAGTTGGAAATGGAACAAAACTCATGGATAGCCACTTCCAATACTCATGAAAACAAAATTATCAGTAAATCCACTACGCATTTTTGGAAAGAAAAAATTATTGAATTAGGAGGTGATTATCTCATCTGGTCCAACGCACCAGATGATCCCTATTTGAATTAA
- a CDS encoding HU family DNA-binding protein, with protein MNKSELIDAIAADAGITKAAAKLALESFLGNVSGTLKKGGRVSLVGFGSWSVSNRAARDGRNPQTGKTIKIAAKNVVKFKAGAELEGAVN; from the coding sequence ATGAACAAATCAGAATTAATCGACGCTATCGCTGCTGACGCAGGAATTACTAAAGCAGCTGCTAAATTGGCTTTAGAATCATTTTTAGGAAACGTAAGTGGTACTTTGAAAAAAGGTGGAAGAGTTTCTTTAGTAGGTTTCGGATCTTGGTCAGTATCTAACAGAGCTGCAAGAGACGGTAGAAATCCACAAACTGGAAAAACTATCAAAATTGCTGCTAAAAATGTAGTAAAATTCAAAGCTGGAGCAGAATTAGAAGGAGCTGTAAACTAA
- the fmt gene encoding methionyl-tRNA formyltransferase translates to MEKLRIVFMGTPEFAVGILDTILHNNYEVVGVITAADKPAGRGQKIKYSAVKEYALAHNLHLLQPTNLKDESFLAELKAINANLQIVVAFRMLPEVVWKMPSLGTFNLHASLLPNYRGAAPINWAIIKGETKTGVTTFFIDDKIDTGAMILNAETAIGANESAGELHDRLMELGSETVIETLALLESGRVTTTIQKDNDDIKTAYKLNKENCKIDWNKPALDIHNLIRGLSPYPAAWCFISDKGEEWNVKIYQSSIITESHSLAIGQLVSTKKELKIAVANGFIQIESLQFPGKKKMNTAEFLNGIQFTADAKAY, encoded by the coding sequence ATGGAGAAATTACGAATCGTCTTTATGGGTACTCCTGAATTTGCCGTTGGCATTTTGGATACTATTTTACACAACAATTACGAAGTCGTTGGTGTTATTACTGCAGCCGATAAACCCGCAGGTCGCGGACAAAAAATAAAATATTCGGCTGTTAAAGAATACGCATTGGCACACAACTTACATTTATTGCAACCTACCAATCTAAAAGACGAAAGTTTTTTAGCGGAATTGAAAGCAATAAACGCCAACTTACAAATAGTGGTAGCCTTTAGAATGTTACCAGAAGTAGTTTGGAAAATGCCATCACTAGGAACTTTCAATCTTCATGCTTCACTCCTACCCAATTACAGAGGAGCAGCTCCTATTAATTGGGCAATTATCAAGGGAGAAACCAAAACGGGAGTCACTACCTTTTTTATTGATGACAAAATTGATACAGGTGCTATGATATTAAATGCTGAAACTGCTATAGGTGCCAATGAATCAGCAGGAGAGTTACACGATCGTTTAATGGAATTGGGAAGTGAAACTGTCATTGAAACTTTAGCACTTCTTGAAAGTGGGAGAGTAACGACCACAATACAAAAAGACAATGACGATATTAAAACTGCTTACAAATTAAACAAAGAAAACTGTAAAATAGATTGGAACAAACCTGCTCTAGATATTCACAATCTTATTAGAGGGCTAAGTCCGTATCCTGCTGCTTGGTGTTTCATCAGCGATAAAGGAGAAGAATGGAATGTTAAAATCTACCAATCTAGTATTATAACTGAATCGCATTCTTTAGCAATTGGCCAATTGGTTAGTACCAAAAAAGAATTAAAAATTGCTGTAGCCAATGGATTTATTCAAATTGAAAGCCTACAATTCCCTGGAAAGAAGAAGATGAATACTGCCGAATTCCTCAATGGAATCCAATTTACAGCAGATGCAAAAGCGTATTAA
- a CDS encoding RecQ family ATP-dependent DNA helicase, whose amino-acid sequence MQTALAILQKYWKHDQFRSLQNEIIDSVVSGKDTLAILPTGGGKSICFQVPALMKDGICLVISPLVALMKDQVANLQARNIKAIALTGGIRSEEMIDLLDNCQFGNYKFLYLSPERLQSDWILDRIKNLPINLIAIDEAHCVSQWGHDFRPAYLKISELKKHFQKVPFLALTATATPRVKEDIIAETALQNPQIFQKSFARNNIAYMVIEAEDKLYKIEQVLKKNPQPSIIYVRNRRSCMDLSNQLNAIGFKATYYHGGLSPKEKDKNMALWMQEEVQVIVATNAFGMGIDKANVKTVIHIQLPDNIENYYQESGRAGRDGEKAFAILLTSPSDTLQAENQFLSNLPDKAFLNSIYIKLCNYFQIAYGEGINEQFAFNLNHFCLKYNFPTLKTYNAFQFLDRQGIISLSQEFSEKIKLQFLIPSKEVLRYISLNPNDEEIMLTMLRAYPGIYEMQTAFNLDFIAKKSNHTSIEVQAVLQKLKEKNIIEYQAKNNDASLLFNEIREDERTINRVAKYLERQNQLKKEQLQSVIHYINEKQICKNRLILDYFGEKTATDCGICSYCIGKNKKVKNTNSLAATILSVLQTEELNSREIQERIQTDTETVIEILQQLLEQEQIVIKANNKYTIHH is encoded by the coding sequence ATGCAAACAGCACTAGCTATTCTTCAGAAATATTGGAAGCACGATCAATTCCGATCGCTACAAAACGAAATCATTGATTCGGTTGTAAGCGGCAAGGATACATTAGCTATTTTGCCAACGGGCGGTGGAAAATCAATCTGCTTTCAGGTGCCGGCATTGATGAAAGATGGGATTTGTTTGGTGATTTCGCCTTTGGTAGCATTAATGAAAGATCAGGTCGCCAATTTACAAGCACGCAATATCAAAGCCATTGCCTTGACAGGCGGTATCCGTTCTGAAGAAATGATTGATTTATTAGACAATTGCCAGTTTGGGAATTACAAATTTTTGTATCTATCTCCCGAACGTTTGCAATCGGATTGGATTTTGGATCGCATAAAAAATCTTCCGATTAACTTGATTGCGATAGACGAAGCCCATTGTGTTTCGCAGTGGGGACATGATTTTAGACCGGCCTATTTAAAAATTTCCGAACTAAAAAAACACTTTCAAAAAGTCCCTTTTTTGGCCTTAACTGCCACAGCTACTCCTAGAGTTAAAGAAGATATTATTGCCGAAACAGCTTTGCAAAATCCGCAAATATTTCAAAAATCATTTGCTCGAAACAACATTGCCTATATGGTAATTGAGGCGGAGGACAAACTGTATAAAATAGAACAGGTGCTCAAAAAAAATCCGCAACCCTCCATAATTTATGTTCGTAACCGACGTTCTTGCATGGATTTATCGAATCAACTAAACGCTATAGGATTCAAAGCTACCTATTATCATGGTGGGCTTTCGCCAAAAGAAAAAGACAAAAATATGGCGCTGTGGATGCAAGAAGAAGTGCAAGTAATTGTCGCTACCAATGCCTTTGGAATGGGAATTGACAAAGCCAATGTAAAAACGGTAATCCACATTCAATTGCCAGATAATATTGAAAATTATTACCAAGAATCAGGACGTGCTGGACGGGATGGCGAAAAAGCTTTTGCCATTTTATTGACCAGTCCATCTGATACCTTACAAGCTGAAAATCAATTTTTATCCAATTTGCCTGACAAAGCTTTTTTGAATTCGATCTACATCAAATTGTGCAATTATTTTCAAATTGCATATGGAGAAGGCATCAATGAACAATTTGCTTTCAACCTGAATCACTTTTGTTTGAAATACAATTTTCCAACTTTAAAAACCTATAATGCCTTTCAGTTTTTAGACCGACAAGGCATTATTAGTTTGTCTCAGGAATTTTCTGAAAAGATTAAATTGCAATTTTTAATTCCTTCGAAAGAAGTACTGCGATACATTAGTTTGAATCCAAATGATGAGGAAATTATGCTCACCATGTTGAGAGCCTATCCAGGCATTTATGAAATGCAAACTGCTTTCAATTTGGATTTTATTGCTAAAAAATCAAATCATACGTCTATTGAAGTTCAAGCTGTTTTACAAAAATTAAAAGAGAAAAATATCATTGAATATCAAGCAAAAAATAATGATGCGTCCCTCCTTTTTAACGAAATTCGCGAAGACGAACGAACCATTAATAGAGTAGCAAAATATTTAGAAAGGCAAAACCAGCTTAAAAAAGAGCAATTGCAATCAGTTATTCATTATATTAATGAGAAACAGATTTGTAAAAATCGGTTGATTTTAGATTATTTTGGCGAAAAAACAGCAACTGATTGTGGAATTTGCTCGTATTGCATTGGCAAAAATAAAAAAGTTAAAAACACCAATTCACTTGCTGCTACCATACTAAGCGTATTGCAAACAGAAGAATTAAATTCGAGAGAAATTCAAGAAAGAATACAAACGGATACAGAAACAGTCATTGAAATTCTGCAGCAATTGTTAGAACAAGAACAAATCGTCATCAAGGCGAATAACAAATATACAATTCATCACTAA
- a CDS encoding AAA family ATPase: MQKEIIVIIGGPGTGKTTIIDGLVENGYCCYPEISRQVTAQAQQQGIEQLFLENPLLFSELLLEGRKKQFLDAHQEPHNIVFLDRGIPDVLAYMHYIGDSYPSFFDAACKEHIYSKIFILPPWEDIYVSDQERYENFEQAQLIHDHLVETYEKYGYELIEVPKDTVDKRILFILEQISN, translated from the coding sequence GTGCAAAAAGAAATCATCGTAATTATTGGTGGCCCTGGAACAGGAAAGACAACTATCATTGACGGATTAGTCGAAAATGGATATTGTTGCTATCCTGAGATTTCTAGACAAGTTACTGCCCAAGCACAACAACAAGGAATTGAACAATTGTTTTTAGAAAACCCTTTGCTTTTTAGCGAACTCTTGTTAGAAGGGCGAAAAAAACAATTTCTTGATGCCCATCAAGAACCCCATAATATTGTGTTTTTGGATCGTGGTATTCCTGATGTTTTAGCTTATATGCATTACATTGGTGACAGCTATCCTTCCTTTTTTGACGCAGCTTGTAAAGAGCACATATACTCCAAAATATTTATTTTACCTCCTTGGGAGGATATCTATGTGAGCGATCAAGAACGCTATGAAAACTTCGAACAAGCGCAATTAATTCACGATCATTTAGTTGAGACCTATGAAAAATACGGTTACGAATTGATTGAGGTTCCCAAAGATACCGTAGATAAAAGAATTCTTTTTATCTTAGAGCAAATTTCAAACTAA
- a CDS encoding DUF493 family protein codes for MDQEKENKTAEFYERLKVELDMSNTWPAEYLFKFIVPSVDDNVQRVEDAFDCMGAVIKTTKSKTGKFTSVSVDVQMKNAQEIIDKYIEVSVIEGIVSL; via the coding sequence ATGGATCAAGAAAAAGAAAATAAGACCGCTGAGTTTTACGAGAGATTAAAAGTAGAGTTGGACATGAGTAATACCTGGCCAGCAGAATATCTCTTTAAATTTATTGTTCCTTCAGTTGATGATAATGTCCAGCGAGTTGAAGATGCATTTGATTGCATGGGTGCTGTAATTAAAACTACGAAATCCAAAACCGGAAAATTTACCAGTGTTTCGGTAGATGTACAAATGAAAAACGCTCAAGAAATAATTGATAAATATATCGAAGTTTCGGTAATTGAAGGAATCGTTTCCTTATAA
- a CDS encoding DUF4290 domain-containing protein — protein MNSKYTKENANDVVHHLEYNAERSHLIIPEYGRHLQKLIDQATEIEDAEERNKAAKYIIQVMGTLNPHLRDVPDFQHKLWDQLFIMSDFKLDVVSPYPIPSREVLQLKPDVLQYPQNFPKYRYYGNNIKYMIDVANKWDEGEMKSALVKVIANHMKKSYLSWNKDTVKDDVIFEHLYELSDGKLNLLQSTEELLNTTDLLRTNKRVSNKILPVGQPKIQGNKNNNKPGKPKQFQKNKQK, from the coding sequence ATGAATTCAAAATACACCAAAGAAAATGCGAATGATGTTGTACATCACTTGGAATACAATGCAGAGCGATCGCATTTGATTATTCCGGAGTACGGCCGTCATTTGCAAAAACTAATTGATCAAGCAACGGAAATTGAAGATGCTGAAGAGCGCAATAAAGCGGCTAAATACATCATTCAAGTGATGGGAACCTTGAATCCTCATTTGCGAGATGTTCCCGATTTTCAGCATAAATTATGGGATCAATTGTTTATTATGTCTGACTTTAAGTTGGACGTTGTTTCACCCTACCCAATTCCGTCTCGAGAAGTGTTACAACTGAAACCAGATGTGTTGCAATACCCACAAAATTTTCCAAAATACCGTTATTATGGCAACAATATCAAGTACATGATTGATGTAGCCAATAAATGGGACGAAGGAGAAATGAAGAGTGCTTTGGTAAAAGTGATTGCCAATCACATGAAAAAATCGTATTTAAGTTGGAATAAAGATACCGTGAAAGATGATGTTATTTTTGAACATCTTTACGAATTGTCTGATGGTAAATTGAATTTATTACAAAGTACAGAGGAGTTATTAAATACAACGGATTTACTGCGAACCAACAAACGGGTGTCGAATAAAATTTTGCCAGTAGGTCAACCAAAGATTCAAGGCAATAAAAACAACAATAAACCAGGAAAACCAAAACAGTTTCAAAAAAATAAACAAAAATAA